The following is a genomic window from Tachysurus fulvidraco isolate hzauxx_2018 chromosome 24, HZAU_PFXX_2.0, whole genome shotgun sequence.
ACCAACTCTGAATTATAAACTGCTCCTGAAAATCTACTTTACTGATGCTCGATAAAGATTAGTCTCATGAATGGTATATAAACTTAAGTAAATGCACTAGAAGTTTGATCGGTGATGTTTGTTACAACCGCAAATAAAAAGTCAAACTGTAACACACCTTCAAGGTCAAGATGGCTGTGTGTATGGCATCCTCGAGTTCCAGGTCCTCATTGTATCTGGAATGAAAGAAATTTCAACAGTTCTTCGTGTGACTATTTTGTACAAGATTATTCCCTCTTTAAATTGCATTTTCAGCACGAACACGGCGCAAAGGAGCATTACATGGGGTTGTCTGGATTCGGCTCATGCATGTAACACAGATTACACGGATATACACTGTATGTACAATCTCCTGCGGACCTCTTGTTTTTTCCTCTGCAGTGTCTCGAGGATTAGCCTTTTAaagagtgtatgtatgtagaaTCAATAGTGAACAAGGGAAAAAGTGACTTAAAAATCAACACACTGGAgaaataatcacacacagtgAATTTAGATTGTGATATTTTACAGTTAATGTAATCTAAGCAATTATAAGGGAGTGGTTTGAACAATGTTTAAACTTTGTCATTTACAAAAAACCTAAATCACACTGAGTAAAAAGGAAATATAATgaatgtgctttttattttatttttttccatccacTTTTCTGTAGTTTTCTGGTCTTGAAGTTTTCACCTGTTCACCAGTCAGAAAAGAAGTAAAAGCTTGAGTGCTCTCCCTGCAAGTAGCACAGGACTTTAATTCCATACAAAGCccattgggttttttttttatttatttttttaaaaagacctGTAATGGTAAGCGCACACTATAGTTTTGGTCCAAACAGTGGACATTTTGTGGTTGTTATTAAAACCAAAATGAGCTTAACTGGCTCTATTACCTTTTTTCAAGAAAGGTTTTTCCGTTCACATAGTTTTTTCCCATCGCTGTGGCTTTCCAGGCAAAGTACGCACCCTGTGAGAACAGCAGATTCAAGTTATGCTTTTGGAAAAAtatggaatgaaaaaaaaataaataaacagattatatTATTTGTCTTACTGAAGGATCTGACTGAAAGAGATACGGTCTGTCCTCATCCCAACCAGCAATGAGCAGGGACACTCCGAATGGACGTACACCtctacatacacaaatacatcagtgccaaaaaaaaaggaataaaaacaggTAAATATTCACCAATTCTGGCCAGTCATTTGTAGAAGTGCTGATTCACATAAAACTGGGCAACACACCCCTATTATCTGCCTTAAATAAACTATGACTAATTTTAAGCAGCACATTGAACTTACCCTGACTGTGTATATTCCTGCATGACCGATGCCACCCTCTGCACTAGCTGGCCTGTAGGAATAGGTTCTTGGTAAACCAGGAAGTACTGCTGAGCCAGTTTCCTAGCTCTCCTGACAAGGACCCTTTCAagaaaacaccaacacaaaacaTGAAACTACCGGAGTTGATGAGCAGGACACATGATTTTGAGCcaaagataatgttttttttccactcttaCTCTCCAGATGTCTCATACaacacagtaataaataaaactggttAACTATAATTGActaaattattttttccccactgttaataaactgataatatttttaataaacagagaACTGTAATTAATGCATACCTGTAGTCTGGACCCATGCCACTGTAGACCATGCCAATGTTTTTAGTTATCGGTTCGACTTTATGAACACTTTGCTCATCATAAAGGATAGATTTTTGCTTTTTCTCTGTCGCCAGCACCACACCATTGGAGGCTAAAGAGTGGGGAAAAGTTGGACATCAGCATCTGCACTGCATTATGTTTAATCATAACTATGTTATCCTGGTCAGGCAGGAAGTGGTAGCCTAATTAGTAaccttgtggttaaggtgttgggcttacaattggaaggttgtgagtttgattcccacatcaaccaagctgccactgctgggcccctgaacaaggcccttaaccctcaattgctcagttgtataaattgagataaactataagtcactctggattaaGGGCGTCAGCTAAATGCTAAAAATGTACAATTGTAAATTATGTGAGGCAGGAGTTAGGGGTACTGAGTGCAACACGTCACATCCTACCAAAAGGGCCACAGATTAAAGTAAACTTTATTATGATTTACTTACCTTTAATTCCTACAGAAGGTGCACCAGCTGCTACAGCTGCCAAGGCATATTCAATCTGTACCAGTTTCCCAGAAGGGCTGTGGAGAGAAAAGCAGTTTCCACACAAtcaggaatgaatgaataagtaagtaagtaagtaagtaagtaagtaaataaataaataatactttaaGCCACACATTTAACCCCAGTGTAGCTCAtttaatgcttttcttttttattagcCTTATTAACGTTTATGAAACATAACAGCAGATGAAACCAACAAGCttttataacaaataaacagatacaaTATTTGGTTTATCCACTATTTCGGTTCCTTTCGGTTTCTAGTCATTTAGTGTGAAGCTACATAGCGTGACAAAGcagctctcactcactcacagataaacacaacacagctcTTACACAACTAGTACTTACACCTTTACACTTGCAGTTAGAGTAATTTAAACACCTATGAACCATAAAACGTAATTAAACCAACACTTTACCTAAATGTAGTGAGAGAGAAACTATATCCGCGCTCTGCCATTTTTATAATTTCCTCCGGTGTGAAGACGTCCGCTAACAACTTCCGGGTGAAGTTCACGCTTTCGACAAAATAAAACGTGTGCCTGTATAACATAATTGTTTCCTCGTGTGCGTTCTTTAATTGGAATCGAATTCTATTTAAttgattaaatgtaatttaatccAAACGGGTCACATTTTACATGTTggtgaaaaataagaaaaaaaaaatacaaaagacacaaagccgaaaaaaatatttactagtAAAACGTTATGGATACATAATTGTCCTGGATGTATCTCATAGAAACCGTCTACACGCATAGTAGTTTTAATTTTAACTTTTACGTTTCGTACATATAAGTTTATTTTAGTGTACTAACGTTAAAAGGAGACTCGTcggtgacttttattttgttgagTTCCTGAGCGGAAGTTGGATGTGAGTTCTCAGCGCTCCTTCTACTCCTCCTCGTCTTCCCTCCCAGAGGCTCGCCTTCTGAAACGCCAAGGTATTGTTGTTAGGGAAAGTGttcaaattaatattatttagtaaTTCGTGTGCTTTGAAAATGcgttaatatattaatatattcgTGGTATTATTGGCACCGAATTTAGGGAAAATCTGAAACGAGAACTGGATGAAGTAACTCAAGCGGGATTGTAATGTCGGGCGAGGAGGAAAGATGGCTCACCAGCTAGCCGAAGCTAATGCTAAGCTAACGCTATGCTAACATCATAACCGGCTTAAAAGGGCAGCTAGGTCCGATAGATAACACGCACAGATTGAGGATTATTCATCCACACTCAGGTTTTAGACGCTTGGAAACTGTTTTTagggagatatatatatatatatatttttcagatGTATTTATCGTCTCTTGTGTTTCAGTACAAGGCAGAGCGTCGAGCTACAATATTAATGCTACAATGTTAATTACCTGAGACGTTTTTACCTGTACAATAAATTCACTGTTTTTACTTAAACCACACTCCAACTCTTCGGTTATTAGACTTGAGCGTGTGAGTTAATATGCTAGCTATCTGTTGAGCTTTTTATTGGTGAGCATCAGTCATTGTTGACACTGTAAAAGACCCAAATGTTTAGTGGAATTAAACCGTCAGTTCATATTTTACTctaaatttcagtgattttttataacaataataataataacaacaataattgttgttgttattattaaatagaAATGGAATAATAGTGGGTTAGCAGAGATAATTGGAGGAAACTACACCTCTGCACTGTAGTGAGTTCTGATGAACACAAGTCTTCTTAATTTCTGGCTGATGTGAGATGATATTAATACCGATCCGTTCTTACAGTTTGTTTTCCATCACATTGTTTCTCACACTATCATGTTGCTGATTGGATGTTAATTTATTCTCCACCAGTTGATTTAAATTTCCACTTTTGTTCTTTCCTTCATTAAtaatttatctttgttttttattcatcaaCACCTTGTATCATTAAGCGTTCATCCAGCTCCGCCTCCCACTAATTGTAACCACTGaaacacatttattcacttATCATGGGGCTTGAAACCCAATCCTATGatgaacaacccagagccttaaccacttgagctgcTAATGCCCCAAAACTACTAATTATCTTTACTTTATATTACTCTAGATTTTACTCTGTTTTGGTTGggctattaataatatttttaagttattttatCTTTCCATCGTCTTCCAATCTGTACAAGACCTTATCTTTTGTTGGCTCAGCAGAATGAGTTAATGTGATGCATATTAGGTGTTATTAAGCATGATGCTATATATTTGCCCCGTCACTCATTTtactgaatcagaatcagatttattggccaggTTTGTtgacacaaggaatttggttccagcagtttgtgactctcaaagctacagacataaataacactatactatacaagaaaacagtgcagacgatgagatacaatatagacagaatgagtataaaataagaatatagaataaataaaatctataaaatatgaatatagaatatgaaagccagttatgtacataaagtgtgggagtgcaaatagtattgtgcaatattacgctttttgtgcaatatacagcagcagtagtgtgtaatatacagatgatttgatgattgacagtcctgataatgcagtacttatgataagaagcagtgaatataattatggtgagttgttgattaGGGTGATTGcgtggggaaagaaactgttcctgtgtctggcagttttagtaagaaaagcaaaaatatgTTTGATCACGTGTtgggtgatgttgaatgttattagtttgtttgtgtgtgtaagtaacacTGTATAAGTCACATGATTCTCTTGTTGATGTTTATTGATTGAGAGAATTGTGTTACTCCTTAAAAAATCTTTCCCACTAAGAGTTGGGATGACTTTTCTGTAACtagctgtttttttgtgttattactatTTGTTAACTACATCTGGCATTTACAGGCAAAGGCAATGGCTCGCGGCCAGCAGAAGATTCAGTCGCAGCAGAAGAACGCCAAAAAGGCAGCAGAGAAGAAAAAGTCGCAGGGAGCAGATCAGAAAACGGCTGCCAAAGCAGCACTTGTCCACACATGTCCTGTGTGCAGGGTGGGTCCATATGGATATCAGACGTATAACAAAACAGCATccattgtttgttgtttattatttgtttgtttattaaatgattGTTGCTTACTCTGCTATTGGAAGGTGCTGTGTAATGACCTGTGACCATTTCGTTCTCCTTAATAGACACAGATGCCAGACCCCAAGACTTTTAAGCAGCATTTTGAGAGCAAACACCCCAAGTCTCCTATGCCCCCTGAGCTGGCAGATGTGCAGGCATAAACAACACTGGGAGCTACCAGAATCTGCATCTGGGGTAAGACAACAGTACAGCTGATATATGAAAACATATGAAGTTCAAATGAAAGCTTGTCTTATGTTGTGCATGTGTGGTCATTGTTCTTCATGGTATACACTCTTTCACAGACCCTGAGAAGAAATGATGTGATTCAGCTTGGCCAACTGATTCTACTTCTAGAAACAGACTTTGAATTCGATGCGACAGAGGACACTTAATGATGGACTAAAGCACACCAGCACcctttgattttatatttttatatgtattaccCTTTGTTTGGGCATACCCTCAGTTTTAGTGTGCCGTACCAGCCTCGTTATCACCTCCTGTCAAAACCTACAGTGTTTATCCACGACAATTATTTCTTTCCTGTTGCAAATTTTCACTTTAAGACTCATAATTAATGAGATGAGTAATAGTTCATTGGTGCATACAGCTCAGAAATGCTTTGTAAACATGAGCCATGATAGGAATTGCATCACTGTGTGAAGTAACAATGTTGGCCAGGATTGGATGATTGAATTAGATGAGTTCAGTTGGGGGAAATTGTCCTGATAATTAAACAAACCCTCTTGTAAAGTTCTATGGGTGTTAAATAGAGCCTCTGAAACTGCTTAATGTGTGCTTAATTTTCAATTTTTTGCTAAGGTTTTCAATAAATGTGTAAGCATATAGTCACTGTGTCATTGTGGTCACCTCTGAGCTGTGTAGTGGTGCATTTGGAATAACTTGGAGATAATTAGGGAAATGAATTGCATGTTAAATATGGATTTGTACAATTTTTTGGATAGAGACAGATCAAGTTTTCTTTAAGCTTGTTGAATACATTATATCATGTTATTAGACATGATAACAGCTTTTCACAACTTGAGTTCCCTGCCATGTTTGTCACACTGGATGGTTTTCTGAACACAAATGAACCCAAGCCCTTGTAAactaagtatttatttatttactcccCGGTGGCAGTGTAATTTAGTCAAGACACTAACACTAGTATAATCTGCATCTGGGAAACTGGCCTCACATTATTGAACAATTTCCTGCTGCAGCATGGGAACGTCTACAACATGCTTTATCATGATGGAGTGAAGTGTGTTGCAGATCCCAGTAAAGGGAAACTATCAAGCCTGTAGCAGAATTTgagaaatatattttgtttattcactGCAATGCAATCTGCAAACAGCTGGCAGTATAAGACAGAGAGAA
Proteins encoded in this region:
- the psma2b gene encoding proteasome_alpha_type_2 domain-containing protein encodes the protein MAERGYSFSLTTFSPSGKLVQIEYALAAVAAGAPSVGIKASNGVVLATEKKQKSILYDEQSVHKVEPITKNIGMVYSGMGPDYRVLVRRARKLAQQYFLVYQEPIPTGQLVQRVASVMQEYTQSGGVRPFGVSLLIAGWDEDRPYLFQSDPSGAYFAWKATAMGKNYVNGKTFLEKRYNEDLELEDAIHTAILTLKESFEGQMTEDNIEVGICNEAGFRRLSPAEVKDYLAAIA
- the zgc:91910 gene encoding zinc finger protein 706-like → MARGQQKIQSQQKNAKKAAEKKKSQGADQKTAAKAALVHTCPVCRTQMPDPKTFKQHFESKHPKSPMPPELADVQA